The following are encoded together in the Cicer arietinum cultivar CDC Frontier isolate Library 1 chromosome 2, Cicar.CDCFrontier_v2.0, whole genome shotgun sequence genome:
- the LOC101512599 gene encoding uncharacterized protein, with protein sequence MEPSSLQSIPPIQQQDDEWDTDGFVIPSLEIGDSDQSKDNVPSIESPNSATKAKKEENIYLGPHGAPPSQSKQQEVNSSNRKQRFKQKLKEADKRNNGTGRENKVDNLRELVGGGKASVGMGKGSSPKDWLDPHCHESHFERR encoded by the exons ATGGAACCCTCTTCACTGCAATCCATTCCTCCCATTCAACAACAAGACGACGAGTGGG ACACTGATGGATTTGTGATTCCGAGCTTGGAAATCGGAGACTCTGATCAAAGTAAAGATAATGTTCCCAGCATAGAATCGCCGAATTCTGCTACAAAG GCTAAGAAGGAAGAGAACATCTATCTTGGCCCACACGGAGCGCCTCCTTCACAATCAAAACAGCAAGAGGTAAATTCATCAAACCGGAAGCAGCGGTTCAAGCAAAAGCTGAAAGAAGCTGATAAAAGAAATAATGGAACAGGTAGGGAGAATAAAGTGGATAACCTGAGGGAGCTTGTGGGTGGGGGAAAAGCAAGTGTCGGCATGGGAAAGGGATCCTCTCCTAAAGACTGGTTAGATCCACATTGCCATGAATCTCATTTTGAGAGGAGATGA
- the LOC101513233 gene encoding uncharacterized protein — MGEEETVNTVSKTDKTLDDTSEKKDAESKGGKILENNTVKDLKEDGIKEMEVNKKASEEEELVVEEDKKAEDGDVIKDDNKVADEGVNQEDKKVDEGEEINEDKKIVEGEELKEGEKVDEGEELKEGEKVDEGEELKEDKKVNEGEELKVDTKVNEGEELKEDKKVDEGEEFKEDKKVDVGEEIKEDKNDVSMKESEENKKDDSVNETEENKKDDSVNETEENKKDGNGFDHDKLDEETKIKETMDIKEDRESVEAKKPELDVMDEEGILEGKDEGSEKEKNQEEEEKGKDKVDHKSNEEDKAEYIKVEKGLKKCGRGKIDGEKVKKKIKEQKETKGITEVKDENSEKEKSQEEEKDDNKDKVDDKSNEEDIKVKKVLNKRARGKVSVEKVRKKIKEHKETKGIPEDKYESGQKDISQEEVEDGKDKVDDKSNEEDDDAGDIKGEKGLKKRGRENIHEEQVKKKIKELKETEPRTPTANRPVRERKSVERLVESYEKDASKEFHIEKGRGMPLKDIPNVAFKLSRRKVDDTFRLLHTILFGRRGKAAEIKNNISRFSGFVWHENEEKQMIKVKEKFDKCNKEKLLEFCDVLDLQVAKANTRKEDIIAKLIDFLVAPQVTTSVLLSEQQKSIKGKKRKRIAKRGSSRPGTATSRRSAKSRKKNDDSSGAEERKSETDTENESEEEEKDEENEEKNENEKGVPDKSEDEMPEKSESEDKSDSDNDSEDVKKVSKTTNRTSSRKKGSAAKGKAKKTTVETKSRATPKRTSKKSLSAYSESDDDSDGSPKVFSRKKKNVKQGRQKWSTLTKSSSKDKTEKVTKRKGKNKEKFNPSDDQLRVAICDIFKEVDFNTATFTDILKLLGKQFSVDLTSRKASIKIMIQEEMTKLADEDEEGRDDENDEDT, encoded by the exons ATGGGTGAGGAAGAAACAGTTAATACAGTTTCCAAGACTGATAAAACTTTAGATGACACGAGTGAGAAGAAGGATGCAGAATCTAAGGGAGGAAAAATATTGGAGAATAACACAGTCAAAGACTTGAAGGAGGATGGTATAAAAGAAATGGAAGTCAATAAGAAAGCAAGTGAGGAGGAAGAACTAGTAGTAGAAGAGGATAAGAAAGCTGAGGATGGTGATGTTATAAAAGATGATAACAAAGTTGCCGATGAGGGAGTAAACCAAGAGGATAAGAAAGTTGATGAAGGGGAAGAAATAAACGAGGATAAGAAAATTGTTGAAGGGGAAGAATTAAAAGAGGGTGAGAAAGTCGATGAAGGGGAAGAATTAAAAGAGGGTGAGAAAGTCGATGAAGGGGAAGAATTAAAAGAGGATAAGAAAGTCAATGAAGGGGAAGAATTAAAAGTGGATACGAAAGTCAATGAAGGGGAAGAATTAAAAGAGGATAAGAAAGTCGATGAAGGGGAAGAATTCAAAGAGGATAAGAAAGTTGATGTTGGGGAAGAAATAAAAGAGGATAAGAATGATGTTAGTATGAAAGAATCAGAAGAAAATAAGAAAGACGATTCTGTGAATGAAACAGAAGAAAATAAGAAAGATGATTCTGTTAATGAAACAGAAGAAAATAAGAAAGATGGTAACGGGTTTGATCATGATAAATTGGATGAAGAAACTAAGATTAAGGAAACTATGGATATTAAAGAAGATAGAGAAAGCGTTGAAGCTAAGAAACCAGAATTAGATGTCATGGATGAAGAGGGTATCCTTGAAGGAAAAGATGAGGGCAGTGAAAAGGAGAAAAATCAAGAAGAGGAAGAGAAGGGTAAGGATAAGGTTGATCATAAGTCAAATGAAGAAGATAAGGCAGAATATATTAAAGTTGAGAAAGGACTGAAAAAATGTGGGAGAGGAAAGATTGATGGGGAGAaggtgaaaaagaaaataaaggagCAAAAGGAGACAAAGGGTATCACTGAAGTCAAAGATGAGAACAGTGAAAAGGAGAAAAGTCAAGAGGAGGAGAAGGACGATAATAAGGATAAGGTTGACGATAAGTCAAATGAAGAAGATATTAAAGTAAAGAAAGTATTGAACAAGCGTGCGAGAGGAAAGGTCAGTGTGGAGAAGGtgagaaagaaaataaaggaACATAAGGAGACAAAGGGTATCCCTGAAGACAAATATGAGAGCGGCCAAAAAGACATAAGTCAAGAAGAGGTGGAAGATGGTAAGGATAAAGTTGACGATAAGtcaaatgaagaagatgatgatgcTGGAGATATTAAAGGGGAGAAAGGATTAAAAAAGCGTGGGAGAGAAAACATCCATGAGGAGCaggtgaaaaagaaaataaaggaaCTGAAGGAGACAGAGCCAAGGACTCCTACAGCCAATCGACCCGTGCGTGAAAGGAAATCAGTGGAGAGGTTGGTAGAATCATATGAGAAAGATGCATCCAAAGAATTTCACATTGAAAAG GGTCGTGGCATGCCTTTAAAAGATATCCCCAATG TGGCATTTAAATTATCTAGAAGGAAGGTTGATGATACTTTCAGATTGCTCCATACAATCCTCTTTGGTAGGAGAGGAAAG GCAGCCGAGATTAAGAACAATATATCAAGGTTTTCTGGTTTTGTGTGGCATGAAAATGAG GAAAAGCAAATGattaaagtaaaagaaaaatttgacaAGTGTAATAAAGAGAAATTGCTGGAATTCTGCGATGTGCTTGACTTACAAGTTGCAAAGGCAAATACAAGGAAG GAAGATATTATTGCAAAGCTAATAGACTTTTTGGTTGCCCCTCAAGTGACAACATCTGTACTACTTTCAGAACAACAAAAG TCCATTAAAGGAAAAAAGCGCAAGCGCATAGCAAAACGAGGTTCATCAAGGCCTGGAACAGCAACGTCAAGACGTTCTGCTAAG AGTCGGAAGAAAAATGACGATTCTTCAGGAGCAGAGGAGAGAAAAAGTGAAACTGACACAGAAAATGAGTCcgaggaagaagagaaagatGAAGAGAATgaagagaaaaatgaaaatgaaaaaggtgtTCCAGACAAATCTGAGGATGAAATGCCTGAGAAATCTGAAAGTGAGGATAAAAGTGACTCTGATAACGACTCTGAAGATGTGAAGAAAGTGAGTAAAACAACTAATAGAACATCTTCCAGAAAGAAAGGATCTGCTGCTAAAGgtaaagcaaagaaaacgacCGTTGAAACAAAATCTCGCGCCACACCAAAGAGAACTTCTAAGAAATCATTGTCTGCGTACTCCGAGTCTGATGACGATAGTGACGGAAGTCCAAAGGTCTTTTCgaggaagaagaaaaatgtaaaacaaGGAAGGCAGAAATGGTCAACTCTCACCAAGTCTTCCTCCAAAGACAAAACAG AAAAGGTTACTAAAAGAAAGGGCAAAAACAAAGAGAAGTTCAACCCCAGTGATGACCAGTTACGCGTTGCAATATGTGATATTTTTAAAGAAGTCGACTTCAATACG GCTACATTTACTGACATTCTGAAGCTACTTG GTAAGCAATTCTCCGTGGATCTAACGTCTAGAAAGGCATCTATAAAGATTATGATTCAAGAAGAGATGACAAAACTAgctgatgaagatgaagaaggaaGGGATGATGAGAATGATGAAGATACATAG
- the LOC101513559 gene encoding nuclear transcription factor Y subunit B-3-like, translating to MADSDNESGGTQNAGNSELSPREQDRFLPIANVSRIMKKALPANAKISKDAKETVQECVSEFISFITGEASDKCQREKRKTINGDDLLWAMTTLGFEEYVEPLKIYLQRFREIEGEKTVAAARDKDVAPPSSSSSSVYDYGASQVGMIMHHQHQGHVYGSGGFHQVPVTGSPVMGNKGGGPGYPNPGSNAGRPR from the coding sequence ATGGCTGATTCTGACAACGAATCGGGAGGAACACAGAACGCCGGGAACAGCGAGTTATCACCTCGTGAACAGGACCGATTTCTACCGATAGCGAACGTGAGTAGAATAATGAAAAAGGCGTTACCGGCGAACGCGAAGATCTCGAAAGACGCGAAAGAAACTGTACAGGAATGTGTATCGGAGTTCATAAGCTTCATCACCGGCGAAGCCTCCGATAAGTGTCAGAGGGAGAAACGAAAGACGATCAACGGAGACGATCTACTTTGGGCGATGACTACGCTAGGGTTCGAGGAGTATGTTGAACCTCTGAAGATTTATCTTCAACGATTCAGAGAGATCGAAGGTGAGAAAACCGTTGCTGCAGCACGTGACAAGGACGTGGCtcctccttcttcttcttcgtcttCGGTTTACGACTATGGTGCTTCGCAGGTTGGAATGATCATGCATCATCAACATCAGGGACACGTGTACGGTTCTGGTGGTTTTCATCAAGTGCCTGTAACTGGTTCACCTGTTATGGGTAATAAGGGTGGTGGGCCCGGTTATCCTAATCCTGGATCTAATGCGGGTAGACCCAGGTAG
- the LOC101513867 gene encoding protein TIC 20-v, chloroplastic, giving the protein MSSSTLFSSVAIAPINLSQKKPLQSSSFLFSSSNPSFLTLNTLPKKFTKPNKLRTLIVAKSNENDSADAPDRLISALCYFYPFFDGIQYGKFVITQFYPIQAIVQPLVPAIRVFKSFPFNGFLVFLTLYFFVVRNPNFSKYVRFNTMQAIVLDVLLIFPDLLERGFNPRGGLGLDLLMSLDSTVFLFLLVCLIYGSSSCILGQIPRLPIVAEAADRQVL; this is encoded by the coding sequence ATGTCCAGTTCCACCCTCTTCTCCTCTGTAGCTATAGCACCTATAAATCTCTCACAGAAGAAACCACTTCAATCATCATCCTTTCTCTTTTCCTCTTCAAACCCTTCATTTCTCACTCTAAACACACTTCCAAAGAAATTCACTAAACCCAACAAACTCAGAACCCTAATTGTTGCCAAATCCAATGAAAATGACTCAGCTGATGCTCCTGACCGTTTGATTTCAGCTCTTTGTTACTTTTACCCTTTTTTTGATGGTATTCAATATGGAAAATTTGTAATCACTCAGTTTTACCCTATTCAAGCTATTGTTCAACCATTGGTTcctgcaattagggttttcaaaagTTTTCCCTTTAATGGGTTTCTTGTGTTTTTGACACTTTACTTTTTTGTTGTCAGAAACCCTAATTTTAGTAAATATGTGAGGTTCAATACAATGCAAGCTATTGTTCTTGATGTTCTGTTGATTTTTCCTGATCTTTTGGAAAGAGGGTTTAATCCAAGAGGTGGGTTGGGTTTGGATTTGTTGATGAGTTTGGATAGCACTGTGTTTTTGTTTCTGTTGGTGTGCTTGATTTATGGTTCTTCTTCTTGTATTTTGGGTCAAATCCCTAGATTGCCCATTGTTGCTGAAGCAGCTGATAGACAAGTTCTTTGA